A genomic segment from Rahnella aceris encodes:
- the cmk gene encoding (d)CMP kinase: protein MTALAPVITVDGPSGAGKGTLCKALAEAFNWHLLDSGAIYRVLALAALHHQVDIVSEEALVPLAAHLDVRFVAQDGQLHVILEGEDVTHEIRTETVGNTASQAAAFPRVREALLRRQRAFRDAPGLIADGRDMGTVVFPDAPVKIFLDASSEERANRRMLQLQEKGFSVNFERLLAEIKERDDRDRNRPVAPLVAASDALLLDSTSMSIDEVIEKALAYATEILGLPQKQTR, encoded by the coding sequence ATGACGGCTTTAGCCCCGGTAATCACCGTTGATGGGCCAAGTGGTGCAGGTAAAGGTACGTTGTGTAAAGCGTTGGCCGAAGCCTTTAACTGGCATCTGTTGGATTCCGGCGCGATTTACCGCGTTTTGGCGCTGGCGGCTTTGCATCACCAGGTTGATATTGTCTCAGAAGAGGCGCTAGTTCCGCTTGCCGCACATCTCGACGTTCGTTTTGTGGCTCAGGATGGGCAGTTGCACGTTATTTTAGAAGGTGAGGATGTTACCCATGAAATCCGCACCGAAACGGTAGGCAATACTGCGTCTCAGGCGGCGGCATTTCCCCGCGTTCGTGAAGCATTATTGCGCCGGCAGCGCGCATTCCGTGATGCACCGGGCCTGATTGCGGATGGTCGTGACATGGGGACGGTGGTTTTCCCTGATGCACCGGTGAAGATATTTCTGGATGCCAGTTCGGAAGAACGTGCAAACAGAAGAATGCTACAGTTGCAGGAAAAAGGCTTTAGTGTTAACTTTGAACGGCTTTTAGCCGAGATCAAAGAGCGCGATGACCGTGATCGTAACAGGCCCGTCGCGCCTCTAGTGGCTGCTTCCGATGCGTTGTTGCTGGATTCAACCAGCATGTCCATCGACGAAGTCATCGAAAAAGCACTGGCTTATGCCACAGAAATTCTAGGATTGCCGCAAAAACAAACCCGGTAA
- the rpsA gene encoding 30S ribosomal protein S1, which produces MTESFAQLFEESLKTIETRPGSIVRGVVVSIDKDIVLVDAGLKSESAIPAEQFKNAQGELEIQVGDEVDVALDAVEDGFGETLLSREKAKRHEAWITLEKAYEESATVTGVINGKVKGGFTVELNGIRAFLPGSLVDVRPVRDTLHLEGKDLEFKVIKLDQKRNNVVVSRRAVIESENSAERDQLLENLQEGMEVKGIVKNLTDYGAFVDLGGVDGLLHITDMAWKRVKHPSEIVNVGDEITVKVLKFDRERTRVSLGLKQLGEDPWVAIAKRYPEGTKLTGRVTNLTDYGCFVEIEEGVEGLVHVSEMDWTNKNIHPSKVVNVGDVVEVMVLDIDEERRRISLGLKQCKNNPWQQFAETHNKNDRVEGKIKSITDFGIFIGLDGGIDGLVHLSDISWNVAGEEAVREYKKGDEIAAVVLQVDAERERISLGVKQLAEDPFNNYLSVNKKGTIVTGKVTAVDAKGATVELAGGVEGYLRASEASRDRIEDATLVLSVGDEVEAKFTGVDRKNRVVSLSVRAKDEADEKDAIAVVNNKPDESNFSSAMAEAFKAAKGE; this is translated from the coding sequence ATGACTGAATCTTTTGCTCAACTCTTTGAAGAATCCTTAAAAACAATCGAAACCCGTCCTGGTTCCATCGTTCGTGGTGTTGTTGTGTCTATCGACAAAGATATCGTACTGGTTGACGCCGGTCTGAAATCTGAGTCTGCAATCCCGGCAGAACAATTCAAAAACGCACAGGGCGAACTGGAAATCCAGGTTGGCGACGAAGTTGATGTTGCGCTGGACGCTGTTGAAGACGGCTTCGGTGAAACTCTGCTGTCCCGTGAAAAAGCTAAACGTCATGAAGCTTGGATCACGCTGGAAAAAGCTTACGAAGAATCTGCAACTGTTACCGGTGTTATCAACGGTAAAGTTAAAGGCGGTTTCACTGTTGAGCTGAACGGTATTCGTGCGTTCCTGCCAGGCTCACTGGTAGACGTTCGTCCTGTTCGCGACACGCTGCATCTCGAAGGCAAAGATCTTGAGTTCAAAGTCATCAAACTGGACCAGAAACGCAACAACGTTGTTGTTTCCCGTCGTGCAGTAATTGAGTCTGAGAACAGCGCAGAGCGCGATCAACTGCTGGAAAACCTGCAGGAAGGCATGGAAGTTAAAGGTATCGTTAAGAACCTCACTGACTACGGTGCATTCGTTGATCTGGGCGGCGTTGACGGCCTGCTGCACATCACTGACATGGCTTGGAAACGTGTTAAACACCCAAGCGAAATCGTTAATGTTGGCGATGAAATCACTGTTAAAGTTCTTAAATTTGACCGTGAGCGTACCCGTGTATCACTGGGTCTGAAACAACTGGGCGAAGATCCTTGGGTCGCTATCGCTAAACGTTACCCAGAAGGTACTAAACTGACTGGTCGCGTTACCAACCTGACTGATTACGGCTGCTTCGTAGAAATCGAAGAAGGCGTTGAAGGTCTGGTTCACGTTTCTGAAATGGATTGGACTAATAAAAACATCCACCCATCTAAAGTTGTTAACGTGGGCGATGTTGTTGAAGTTATGGTTCTGGATATCGACGAAGAACGTCGTCGTATCTCCCTGGGCCTGAAACAATGCAAAAACAACCCATGGCAGCAATTCGCAGAAACCCACAACAAGAACGACCGCGTTGAAGGTAAAATCAAGTCAATCACTGACTTCGGTATCTTCATTGGTCTGGACGGCGGCATCGACGGCCTGGTTCACCTGTCTGACATCTCCTGGAACGTTGCAGGCGAAGAAGCAGTACGTGAATACAAAAAAGGCGACGAAATCGCAGCTGTGGTTCTGCAAGTTGATGCAGAACGTGAACGTATCTCCCTGGGCGTGAAGCAACTGGCTGAAGATCCATTCAATAACTACCTGTCTGTTAACAAGAAAGGTACTATTGTTACTGGTAAAGTTACAGCAGTTGACGCCAAAGGTGCTACAGTTGAATTAGCTGGCGGCGTAGAAGGTTACCTGCGCGCTTCAGAAGCTTCTCGCGACCGTATTGAAGACGCAACTCTGGTTCTGAGCGTTGGTGATGAAGTAGAAGCTAAATTCACCGGTGTTGATCGTAAGAACCGCGTAGTAAGCCTGTCCGTCCGTGCTAAGGACGAAGCAGACGAGAAAGATGCAATCGCTGTTGTTAACAACAAACCAGACGAAAGCAACTTCTCTAGTGCTATGGCTGAAGCGTTCAAAGCGGCAAAAGGCGAGTAA
- the ihfB gene encoding integration host factor subunit beta, whose protein sequence is MTKSELIERLAGQHSHIPAKAVEDAVKEMLEHMAATLADGERIEIRGFGSFSLHYRAPRVGRNPKTGDKVELDGKYVPHFKPGKELRDRANIYG, encoded by the coding sequence ATGACCAAGTCTGAACTTATTGAAAGACTTGCTGGCCAGCACTCTCATATCCCGGCGAAAGCTGTTGAGGATGCAGTGAAAGAGATGCTTGAGCATATGGCTGCAACCTTGGCTGATGGTGAACGCATCGAAATCCGTGGGTTTGGCAGTTTTTCTCTTCACTACCGTGCTCCGCGTGTTGGGCGCAACCCTAAAACTGGCGATAAAGTCGAGCTGGACGGCAAGTACGTTCCTCACTTTAAGCCAGGGAAAGAGTTGCGTGATCGCGCGAATATTTACGGCTGA
- a CDS encoding ComEC family protein, translating to MDEAALAVIAGMLPLLIFSQLPSAIHLVTLCLCASCCFRFHHKIFSLIAIGLLSFSWASFQGGIQLDQISALQGTKRHVIAVVESINLGSTSTSSVLFKIEKAEGKIIFPPVMFRTKWDKTEGELLAGQRWDMIVSMRPVHSLLNEGGFDAQRWALAQHAPLTATVRNRQLLDARSSLRQQFIQRLQQKMPPMENTPVLIALAFGEKGLIQAADKLLLQQTGIAHLVAISGLHIGIAALFGWWLARGLQYLLPVKLIDYRFPLFVSGVFLLFYTWLSGGNAPALRAAFAVLMWILLRLFRVRCHPCQIWLWVVAMLLLVDPMNLLSDSFWLSCFAVGALVFWFQWVPLPAMFQQAWYWALFRWGHLQVGMTLLLLPLQVWIFHGVNVFSFPANMWAVPVVSLITVPLVLLALLTNAAPCALMDNAQALLWQLADATLRLALWGVKALPDGWIPLGESFLAVSLMGWLVLLCWRICPLRYCLSLLLSLFAISSVWLNRNPSERWRVDMLDIGHGLSVLISKNGRGILYDTGNRWEGGSAAEQNIIPYLNWKNIQLEQIIISHNDMDHRGGLAPLQNRYPAASVRESALSDQHHLKCIAGEQWRWQGLDFNVLWPDKMSEDAGNNDSCVIRIDDGSFSLLLTGDIETETEKALVRKWRSELQATVLQVPHHGSNTSSTPPFLRAVKPVIALASASRFNKWHLPAHKVVSRYNKAHYDWHSTSESGQLSLFVFDDYWTIKGLREQLIPRWYHRQFGVSTDNE from the coding sequence CTGGACGAGGCTGCTTTAGCGGTTATTGCAGGGATGTTGCCACTGCTTATTTTTTCCCAACTTCCTTCGGCTATTCATCTGGTCACGCTGTGTCTTTGCGCCTCATGCTGCTTCAGATTTCATCACAAAATATTCAGCCTGATAGCGATCGGCCTGCTGAGTTTCAGTTGGGCCTCGTTTCAGGGCGGTATTCAGCTCGATCAGATTTCAGCGCTTCAGGGCACAAAGCGTCATGTTATCGCCGTGGTAGAGAGTATTAATCTCGGGAGCACCAGTACCTCTTCTGTACTCTTCAAAATAGAAAAAGCAGAAGGAAAAATAATTTTCCCGCCGGTCATGTTCCGCACTAAATGGGACAAGACAGAGGGAGAACTGTTAGCGGGCCAGCGCTGGGATATGATCGTCAGTATGCGGCCCGTCCACAGCTTGCTGAATGAAGGCGGATTTGATGCCCAGCGTTGGGCGTTGGCTCAGCATGCACCTCTGACAGCAACTGTCCGTAACAGGCAGCTATTAGATGCCAGAAGTTCGCTTCGTCAGCAATTTATTCAGCGGTTGCAGCAGAAGATGCCACCGATGGAAAATACGCCTGTACTGATTGCACTGGCTTTTGGCGAAAAAGGATTAATACAGGCTGCAGATAAGCTACTGTTACAACAGACTGGCATCGCGCATCTGGTGGCGATATCAGGCCTACATATTGGAATTGCGGCGTTATTTGGATGGTGGCTGGCGCGTGGATTGCAGTATCTGCTGCCGGTAAAACTGATTGACTACCGATTTCCGTTATTCGTGAGCGGCGTTTTTCTGCTGTTCTATACCTGGCTTTCCGGAGGTAATGCACCTGCGCTGCGTGCAGCGTTTGCGGTGTTGATGTGGATCCTGCTGCGTCTGTTCCGTGTCCGCTGTCATCCGTGCCAGATATGGCTTTGGGTGGTGGCTATGCTTCTGCTGGTCGACCCTATGAATTTATTGTCCGACAGCTTCTGGTTGTCATGCTTCGCGGTGGGGGCTCTGGTTTTCTGGTTCCAGTGGGTGCCTCTTCCTGCAATGTTTCAGCAGGCATGGTATTGGGCATTGTTTCGCTGGGGGCATCTGCAGGTGGGAATGACACTTCTTCTGTTGCCCTTACAGGTCTGGATTTTCCACGGCGTAAACGTCTTCTCGTTTCCGGCCAATATGTGGGCAGTTCCGGTTGTTTCATTGATCACAGTCCCGCTGGTATTACTGGCCTTGTTGACGAACGCCGCGCCCTGCGCATTGATGGATAACGCACAAGCTCTGCTTTGGCAACTGGCGGATGCCACATTGAGATTGGCTTTGTGGGGGGTAAAAGCATTACCGGACGGTTGGATCCCATTGGGTGAGTCATTTCTGGCCGTGAGCCTGATGGGATGGCTGGTGCTTCTGTGCTGGCGGATTTGCCCGTTGAGATATTGCCTTTCACTGTTGCTGTCGCTTTTTGCGATCTCTTCTGTCTGGCTGAACAGAAATCCATCGGAGCGCTGGCGGGTTGATATGCTTGATATCGGACATGGCTTGTCTGTTCTTATCAGCAAAAACGGCCGGGGCATTCTTTATGATACCGGCAACCGTTGGGAAGGGGGCTCAGCCGCTGAACAAAATATTATCCCTTATTTAAATTGGAAGAATATTCAGCTGGAACAGATAATTATCAGTCATAATGACATGGATCACCGGGGCGGTTTGGCCCCGTTACAAAACCGTTATCCTGCAGCCAGCGTACGTGAAAGTGCTTTGTCGGATCAGCATCATCTGAAATGCATAGCAGGCGAGCAATGGCGCTGGCAGGGGCTGGATTTTAACGTTTTGTGGCCGGATAAAATGTCAGAGGATGCAGGGAATAACGACAGCTGCGTTATCCGCATTGATGACGGTTCATTCAGTTTGCTCCTGACCGGAGATATTGAAACTGAAACAGAAAAAGCGTTAGTCAGGAAGTGGCGGAGCGAACTGCAAGCCACTGTACTTCAGGTTCCTCATCATGGCAGCAATACGTCATCGACACCTCCATTTTTGCGGGCAGTTAAGCCGGTTATCGCACTGGCGTCCGCATCCCGTTTTAATAAATGGCATCTGCCGGCACATAAAGTTGTTAGCAGATACAACAAAGCGCACTATGACTGGCATTCAACGTCTGAATCGGGTCAACTCAGCCTCTTCGTTTTTGATGATTATTGGACAATTAAAGGCTTACGTGAGCAATTAATCCCCCGTTGGTATCACCGCCAGTTTGGAGTATCTACAGATAATGAGTAG
- the ycaO gene encoding 30S ribosomal protein S12 methylthiotransferase accessory factor YcaO encodes MTQTFIPGKDAALEDSISRFQQKLTDLGFNIEEASWLNPVPHVWSVHIRDRDCPLCFTNGKGASKKAALASALGEYFERLSTNYFFADFYLGKEIANGDFVHYPNEKWFPLPEDDSLPAGILDERLHAFYDADKELVARDLIDLQSGNPDRGICALPFTRQSDLQTVYIPMNIIGNLYVSNGMSAGNTANEARVQGLSEVFERYVKNRIIAESISLPEIPVEVLARYPGVVEAIAKLEEEGFPILSYDASLGGNYPVICVVLFNPANGTCFASFGAHPDFGVALERTVTELLQGRSLKDLDVFTAPTFDDEEVAEHANLETHFIDSSGLISWDMFKQDADYPFADWSFSGTTEEEFATLMAIFDKEDAEVYIADYEHLDVYACRIIVPGMSDIYPAEDLLLANNSMGAHLRDQLLALPGSDLPKETYLEMITQLDDEGLDDFTRVRELLGIASGKDNGWYTLRVGELKSMLALAGGDLDQALTWAEWAHEFNSSVYSDERNNYYRCLQTLLQLSLEEDREPAQYYNAFVKMYGQKAVEDASAAISGEVRFHSLFAVDPELKALPAHQALLGAYEKLQVAKRRHWSKA; translated from the coding sequence ATGACCCAAACTTTTATTCCTGGTAAAGACGCGGCGCTGGAAGACTCCATTTCCCGCTTCCAACAAAAACTCACCGATCTCGGCTTTAATATCGAAGAAGCTTCGTGGCTGAATCCGGTTCCCCACGTCTGGTCAGTGCACATTCGCGATCGCGACTGCCCGCTGTGCTTCACCAACGGTAAAGGCGCCAGCAAAAAAGCCGCACTGGCTTCTGCTTTGGGTGAATATTTTGAGCGCCTGTCGACTAACTATTTCTTCGCTGATTTCTATCTGGGCAAAGAAATCGCTAATGGCGATTTCGTTCATTATCCGAATGAGAAGTGGTTCCCGCTTCCGGAAGACGACAGTCTGCCCGCCGGGATCCTGGATGAGCGCCTGCACGCATTTTATGATGCCGATAAAGAACTGGTTGCCCGTGATCTGATCGACCTGCAATCAGGCAATCCTGATCGTGGTATCTGCGCTCTGCCATTTACCCGTCAGTCCGATCTGCAAACCGTCTATATTCCGATGAACATCATCGGCAACCTGTACGTTTCCAACGGGATGTCCGCGGGTAACACCGCCAATGAAGCGCGGGTTCAGGGGCTGTCAGAAGTCTTCGAGCGTTATGTCAAAAACCGCATCATTGCAGAATCCATCAGCCTGCCTGAAATCCCTGTTGAGGTTCTGGCACGCTATCCTGGAGTGGTTGAAGCCATTGCCAAACTGGAAGAAGAAGGTTTCCCTATTCTTTCTTATGACGCCTCGCTGGGCGGCAATTATCCGGTCATTTGCGTGGTTCTGTTCAACCCGGCGAACGGGACCTGTTTCGCGTCCTTTGGTGCACACCCTGATTTTGGCGTCGCACTGGAACGTACCGTGACGGAACTGTTGCAAGGCCGCAGTCTGAAAGACCTGGATGTCTTCACGGCGCCTACTTTTGACGACGAAGAAGTGGCTGAACACGCTAACCTTGAAACCCATTTCATCGACTCAAGCGGTCTGATTTCATGGGATATGTTCAAACAAGACGCAGACTATCCGTTTGCAGACTGGAGTTTCAGCGGTACCACTGAAGAAGAATTTGCGACACTGATGGCTATCTTTGATAAAGAAGATGCTGAAGTGTATATCGCCGATTACGAACATCTGGATGTATACGCCTGCCGCATTATCGTTCCGGGCATGTCTGACATTTATCCTGCCGAAGATTTATTGCTGGCGAATAACAGCATGGGCGCGCATTTGCGTGATCAACTGCTGGCGTTGCCGGGCAGCGATCTGCCAAAAGAAACCTATCTTGAGATGATCACTCAACTCGACGATGAAGGTCTGGATGACTTTACCCGCGTTCGCGAACTGCTGGGGATCGCCAGCGGCAAAGACAACGGCTGGTACACGCTGCGTGTCGGTGAGCTGAAATCTATGCTGGCTCTTGCCGGTGGTGATTTGGATCAGGCGCTGACCTGGGCTGAATGGGCGCATGAGTTCAATTCCTCGGTGTACAGCGATGAGCGCAACAACTATTACCGCTGCCTGCAAACCCTGCTCCAGTTGTCTCTGGAAGAAGATCGCGAGCCAGCCCAGTACTACAACGCTTTCGTGAAAATGTATGGTCAGAAAGCAGTTGAGGATGCTTCGGCGGCCATCAGTGGAGAAGTCCGTTTCCACAGTCTGTTTGCAGTCGACCCTGAGCTGAAGGCCTTGCCAGCCCATCAGGCGCTGCTTGGTGCATACGAAAAGCTGCAAGTCGCCAAACGTCGTCACTGGTCGAAAGCCTGA
- the focA gene encoding formate transporter FocA yields MKADNPFDLILPAATAKIAEDAGVYKATKQPLKTFFLAITAGVFISIAFAFYITATTGTGTVPYGLAKLVGGICFSLGLMLVVVCGADLFTSTVLIVIAKASGRITWGQLACNWVNVYIGNLVGCLFFVALIWFSGEYMVDNGLWGLNVLQTADHKMHHTFIEAVCLGILANLMVCLAVWMSYSGRSLMDKMFAMILPVGMFVASGFEHSIANMFMIPLGIVVKNFATPEFWQAVGATPAQFAELNIPNFIIDNLIPVTIGNIIGGGLLVGLTYWVIYLRDEKHH; encoded by the coding sequence GTGAAAGCTGACAACCCCTTCGATCTCATTTTACCCGCCGCGACAGCGAAAATTGCTGAAGATGCTGGCGTTTATAAAGCCACCAAACAGCCGTTAAAAACATTCTTTTTAGCCATTACTGCTGGCGTCTTTATTTCTATTGCTTTTGCTTTTTATATCACCGCCACTACAGGCACCGGTACCGTCCCTTATGGCCTTGCAAAACTGGTTGGGGGCATCTGCTTCTCTCTGGGTCTTATGCTGGTTGTCGTATGTGGTGCGGACCTGTTCACGTCCACTGTACTTATCGTCATTGCGAAAGCCAGCGGTCGAATCACCTGGGGGCAATTGGCGTGCAACTGGGTCAATGTCTATATTGGTAACCTGGTCGGCTGCTTATTCTTTGTGGCTCTGATTTGGTTCTCCGGTGAATACATGGTTGATAACGGTTTGTGGGGACTGAACGTTCTGCAAACTGCTGATCATAAAATGCATCACACATTTATCGAAGCCGTATGTCTGGGGATCCTCGCAAACCTGATGGTTTGCCTGGCGGTATGGATGAGTTACTCCGGCCGCAGTCTGATGGATAAAATGTTCGCTATGATTTTACCGGTCGGCATGTTTGTCGCCAGCGGCTTTGAACACAGCATTGCTAACATGTTCATGATCCCTTTAGGCATCGTAGTGAAAAATTTTGCGACACCAGAATTCTGGCAGGCTGTCGGGGCAACACCGGCACAATTCGCAGAGCTGAATATCCCTAACTTTATCATAGACAATCTCATCCCTGTGACCATCGGTAACATCATTGGGGGTGGTTTGCTGGTAGGGTTAACGTACTGGGTCATATATCTTCGCGATGAGAAACACCACTGA
- the serC gene encoding 3-phosphoserine/phosphohydroxythreonine transaminase, whose protein sequence is MTQVYNFSAGPAMIPAEVLRRAEQELCNWHGLGTSVMEISHRSKEFIQVAEESEKDIRDLLNIPSNYKVLFCHGGARAQFAAVPMNLLGEKSSADYIDGGYWAHSAVKEAQKYCTPNVIDVTTTIDGKRGILPMSEWKLSADSAYVHYCPNETIDGIAIDEMPDFGDKIVVADYSSCILSRPIDVSRFGVIYAGAQKNIGPAGLTLVIVRDDLLGKARTELPSILDYTVLAENDSMFNTPPTFAWYLSGMVFKWLKEQGGLREMEKRNRAKAELLYGAIDRTGFYRNPVVAANRSWMNVPFQMADASLDKLFLDQAQEAGLHALKGHRVAGGMRASIYNAMPIEGVKALTDFMAEFEKRHG, encoded by the coding sequence ATGACTCAGGTTTATAATTTTAGTGCAGGTCCGGCAATGATCCCGGCTGAAGTATTGCGTCGTGCGGAACAGGAACTTTGTAACTGGCACGGACTGGGTACATCGGTGATGGAAATCAGTCACCGTAGTAAGGAATTTATCCAGGTTGCTGAAGAATCCGAAAAGGATATCCGTGACCTGCTCAATATTCCCTCGAACTATAAAGTGCTGTTCTGCCATGGCGGCGCCCGTGCGCAATTTGCTGCTGTGCCAATGAACCTTTTGGGTGAAAAATCCTCCGCTGATTATATTGATGGTGGCTATTGGGCACACAGCGCAGTTAAAGAAGCCCAAAAATATTGCACGCCAAACGTGATTGATGTCACCACTACGATTGATGGTAAGCGTGGCATTCTGCCGATGAGCGAATGGAAACTGAGTGCAGATTCTGCCTACGTTCATTATTGCCCGAATGAAACTATCGATGGTATCGCTATTGATGAAATGCCTGATTTTGGCGACAAAATCGTGGTAGCAGATTATTCATCCTGCATTCTTTCCCGCCCGATTGACGTCAGCCGTTTTGGGGTGATTTATGCTGGCGCGCAGAAAAATATCGGTCCTGCGGGTCTGACCCTGGTTATCGTTCGTGATGATCTGCTGGGCAAAGCGCGCACTGAATTGCCTTCTATCCTCGATTATACCGTGCTGGCTGAGAACGACTCTATGTTCAATACCCCGCCGACCTTTGCATGGTATCTGTCAGGTATGGTATTCAAGTGGCTGAAAGAGCAGGGCGGTCTGCGCGAAATGGAAAAGCGCAATCGTGCAAAAGCCGAACTTTTGTATGGCGCAATCGATCGCACCGGCTTCTATCGTAACCCTGTGGTGGCGGCTAACCGTTCGTGGATGAACGTTCCTTTCCAGATGGCAGATGCCTCGCTGGATAAACTGTTCCTTGATCAGGCACAGGAAGCCGGTCTGCATGCACTAAAAGGCCACCGCGTGGCTGGCGGTATGCGCGCATCTATTTATAATGCAATGCCGATTGAAGGCGTAAAAGCCCTGACCGACTTTATGGCGGAGTTCGAAAAACGTCACGGTTAA
- the aroA gene encoding 3-phosphoshikimate 1-carboxyvinyltransferase: MESLTLQPVALVNGSINLPGSKSVSNRALLLAAFAQGTTRLTNLLDSDDVRHMLTALTQLGVTHRLSASRTECEIDGLGTAFSNAKGLELFLGNAGTAMRPLAAALCLGEQDVVLTGEPRMKERPIGHLVDALRQGGAQIDYLEQENYPPLRLQGGFSGGDVSVDGSVSSQFLTALLMTAPLADNDTTIQIKGDLVSKPYIDITLNLMKTFGIEVENHEYQRFSIQGRQHYVSPGAYLVEGDASSASYFLAAAAIKGGTVRVTGIGKNSMQGDIRFADVLEKMGATIHWADDYIECTRGELNGIDMDMNHIPDAAMTIATAALFAEGPTTLRNIYNWRVKETDRLTAMATELRKVGATVEEGEDYIRIDPPQSLKFAEIGTYNDHRMAMCFSLVALSDTPVTILDPKCTAKTFPDYFDRLAAISTLA, encoded by the coding sequence GTGGAATCCCTGACATTACAACCCGTTGCGCTGGTTAACGGCAGCATCAATTTACCTGGCTCAAAAAGTGTTTCTAACCGCGCACTTTTACTGGCTGCTTTTGCACAGGGTACTACCCGCCTGACTAACCTGCTCGACAGCGATGATGTGCGTCATATGTTGACAGCACTCACTCAACTGGGTGTCACGCATCGTTTATCTGCATCCCGCACCGAGTGTGAAATCGATGGTCTGGGCACGGCTTTTTCCAATGCTAAAGGTCTGGAACTGTTTCTTGGGAATGCAGGAACCGCAATGCGTCCGCTGGCGGCAGCATTATGCCTGGGCGAACAGGATGTTGTACTGACCGGAGAGCCGCGCATGAAAGAGCGCCCGATCGGGCATCTGGTTGATGCGCTTCGTCAGGGCGGTGCGCAGATTGATTATCTGGAGCAGGAAAACTATCCGCCTTTGCGCCTGCAGGGTGGATTTAGTGGCGGTGACGTCAGTGTTGATGGCAGTGTTTCCAGCCAGTTTCTGACAGCGTTATTGATGACAGCTCCGCTGGCAGATAACGATACAACCATTCAGATTAAAGGTGATCTGGTTTCCAAACCTTATATCGATATCACGCTGAACCTGATGAAAACCTTTGGTATTGAAGTGGAAAACCACGAGTACCAGAGATTTAGCATCCAAGGACGTCAGCATTATGTGTCTCCGGGGGCATATCTGGTCGAAGGTGATGCCTCTTCAGCGTCCTACTTCCTGGCCGCTGCGGCGATCAAGGGCGGTACGGTTCGTGTGACCGGAATCGGCAAAAACAGCATGCAGGGCGATATTCGTTTTGCAGACGTGCTGGAAAAAATGGGTGCTACTATTCACTGGGCTGATGATTATATCGAATGTACCCGCGGTGAACTGAACGGCATTGACATGGACATGAACCATATTCCTGATGCAGCAATGACCATTGCTACCGCTGCCTTGTTTGCTGAAGGCCCGACAACGTTGCGTAATATTTACAACTGGCGTGTTAAAGAGACCGATCGCCTGACGGCGATGGCGACTGAGCTGCGTAAAGTCGGTGCAACAGTGGAAGAGGGCGAAGATTACATTCGTATTGATCCGCCTCAATCGCTGAAATTTGCCGAAATTGGCACCTATAATGATCACCGCATGGCGATGTGTTTCTCGCTGGTGGCGTTATCCGATACGCCGGTGACCATTCTTGATCCGAAGTGTACCGCAAAAACGTTCCCGGACTATTTTGACCGTCTGGCGGCAATCAGCACACTGGCATAG